From Pempheris klunzingeri isolate RE-2024b chromosome 18, fPemKlu1.hap1, whole genome shotgun sequence, a single genomic window includes:
- the tab2 gene encoding TGF-beta-activated kinase 1 and MAP3K7-binding protein 2 isoform X1, translating to MAQGSHQIDIQVLHDLRQKFPEVPEGIVSQCVLKNNNNLDACCEYLSQVSPGYLYSEEGNLSFSDDPSFTRLRNHMTQLNLGLQSQNVHVAPVRDGLRMNGSRTLAHSLSDGPLQTGQAPNSDFFQQEPQSAPVQVPSSLNVFGVMEPTRKPQPPQHLGLYPLGVKGTTMGVQQTPRFNPITVTLAPNIQTGRNTPTSLHIHGGPQSGLSSPQGNSIYIRPYVSQSGTTRQNQQQGGRAQYSPTSQPQQIYQISHPSSLSGSWSGPQHASSSHTSQHQTQGHQTSHVYMPISSPTNPQAPSILPSGSQASSSSVSSCSSSSSSSSVMPTSLSTISQYNIQNISTGPRKNQIEIKLESPQRSNSTTTTAVLRTSSGSRSSSTSSSCPSSSSSSTGVAAVPTTPLSIGGPGLSRSQPTVYISASPPTAATTPSEEAVMASAGSRSQPKFYISANASSDDSGVRNPPTVYISANPPLQGPSGARNMGGQVSMGPAYIHHHPPKSRASVGGGGTASSPRVVVTQPNTKYTFKITVSPNKPPAVSPGVVSPTFEPNNLLSQPSDHHFVEPDPLHLSDPLSPHRERPSEPRRLSMGSDDAAYTQALLVHQKARMERLWHELELKKKKLEKLKEEVNEMENDLTRRRLERSNSASQIPSIEEMKQLRCKNRLLQIDIDCLTKEIDLLQTRGPHFNPSAIHNFYDNIGFLGPVPPKPKGTLSIDKRGCRYNVTSELMMERSSGPSPPLPLDPGSKVVKPIADQEEDEGTQWSCTACTFLNHPALNRCEQCEFPRHF from the exons ATGGCCCAGGGAAGCCACCAGATTGACATTCAGGTTTTGCATGACCTGCGCCAGAAGTTCCCTGAAGTCCCAGAGGGTATTGTCTCCCAGTGTGTTCTGAAG aacaacaacaatttAGACGCCTGCTGTGAATACTTGTCCCAGGTCAGTCCAGGCTACCTGTACAGTGAAGAAGGAAACCTCAGCTTTTCTGACGACCCCAGCTTTACCAGGCTCCGTAATCACATGACCCAGCTGAACCTGGGCCTGCAGTCTCAGAATGTGCATGTGGCCCCGGTTCGGGACGGCCTGAGAATGAACGGCAGCCGGACTCTGGCCCACAGCCTGAGTGACGGGCCCCTCCAGACAGGCCAGGCCCCCAACAGTGACTTCTTTCAGCAGGAGCCCCAGTCAGCCCCAGTGCAGGTACCCTCCAGCCTCAATGTATTTGGTGTGATGGAGCCCACACGCAAACCACAGCCTCCACAGCACCTTGGACTCTACCCTCTGGGTGTCAAAGGAACGACGATGGGTGTCCAGCAGACACCACGCTTCAACCCCATTACCGTGACACTAGCCCCCAATATCCAGACAGGTCGCAACACCCCCACTTCTTTGCACATACACGGCGGGCCACAGTCGGGCCTCAGCAGTCCACAGGGTAACTCTATCTATATCAGGCCCTATGTTAGCCAGTCCGGTACGACCCGGCAGAACCAGCAGCAGGGAGGCAGGGCCCAGTACAGTCCCACTTCCCAGCCCCAGCAGATCTACCAGATCTCACACCCTTCATCCCTGTCTGGCTCCTGGTCCGGCCCTCAGCATGCCTCCTCCTCACATACCTCACAGCACCAGACCCAGGGCCACCAGACGTCTCATGTCTACATGCCAATCAGCTCCCCCACAAATCCCCAAGCGCCCTCCATTCTCCCCAGTGGAAGCCAGGCCTCTTCCTCTAGTGTCTCCTcgtgctcttcttcctcttcctcctcctctgtcatgcCGACGTCCCTGTCTACCATCAGCCAGTACAACATCCAGAACATCTCCACTGGCCCACGGAAGAATCAGATAGAGATCAAACTTGAATCTCCTCAGAGGAGCAACTCCACAACTACAACAGCCGTACTGCGGACAAGCAGCGGATCCCggtcctcctccacttcctcctcctgcccttcctcttcctcttcttcaacCGGAGTGGCTGCTGTCCCCACCACCCCTCTGTCCATTGGAGGTCCTGGTCTGAGCCGCAGCCAGCCCACTGTTTACATCTCTGCCAGCCCGCCTACTGCTGCTACCACTCCCTCTGAGGAGGCCGTCATGGCCTCAGCCGGCTCCCGCTCCCAACCCAAGTTTTACATTTCTGCCAATGCCTCCAGTGACGACAGTGGGGTAAGGAACCCTCCCACAGTCTACATCTCAGCCAACCCTCCCCTGCAGGGGCCCTCAGGGGCCAGGAACATGGGGGGCCAAGTGAGCATGGGCCCCGCCTACATCCACCACCATCCTCCGAAGTCCCGTGCCTCTGTGGGAGGGGGAGGCACAGCTTCTTCGCCGCGTGTGGTGGTGACTCAGCCCAACACCAAATACACTTTTAAAATCACAGTGTCCCCCAATAAGCCCCCAGCTGTGTCCCCCGGAGTTGTGTCCCCTACATTTGAGCCCAACAATCTCCTTAGCCAACCCTCAGACCACCATTTTGTGGAGCCAGACCCCCTCCATCTCTCAGACCCGCTGTCGCCACACAGGGAGAGGCCGAGTGAGCCACGCAGACTCAGCATGGGCTCTGATGACGCAGCATATACTCAAG cGTTGTTGGTGCATCAGAAGGCCCGCATGGAGAGGCTGTGGCATGagctggagctgaagaagaagaagctggagaagcTAAAAGAGGAGGTCAACGAGATGGAGAACGACTTGACCAGGAGACGGCTGGAGAGATCCAACTCTGCCTCCCAGATTCCTTCT ATTGAGGAAATGAAGCAGTTGCGATGCAAAAACAGGTTACTTCAGATCGACATTGACTGCCTCACCAAAGAAATTGATCTCCTTCAAACAAGAG GACCACACTTTAATCCCAGTGCAATCCACAATTTTTATGACAACATTGGATTCCTTGGTCCTGTCCCACCCAAACCCAAAGGTACTTTATCTATTG ACAAGAGAGGCTGTAGATATAATGTCACCTCTGAGCTCATGATGGAGCGCTCCTCTggtccttcccctcctctccctctcg aCCCGGGCAGTAAGGTTGTGAAGCCCATCGCAGAccaggaggaggacgaggggacGCAGTGGAGCTGCACCGCCTGCACCTTCCTCAACCATCCCGCCCTCAACCGCTGTGAACAGTGCGAGTTCCCGCGGCACTTCTGA
- the tab2 gene encoding TGF-beta-activated kinase 1 and MAP3K7-binding protein 2 isoform X3, protein MAQGSHQIDIQVLHDLRQKFPEVPEGIVSQCVLKNNNNLDACCEYLSQVSPGYLYSEEGNLSFSDDPSFTRLRNHMTQLNLGLQSQNVHVAPVRDGLRMNGSRTLAHSLSDGPLQTGQAPNSDFFQQEPQSAPVQVPSSLNVFGVMEPTRKPQPPQHLGLYPLGVKGTTMGVQQTPRFNPITVTLAPNIQTGRNTPTSLHIHGGPQSGLSSPQGNSIYIRPYVSQSGTTRQNQQQGGRAQYSPTSQPQQIYQISHPSSLSGSWSGPQHASSSHTSQHQTQGHQTSHVYMPISSPTNPQAPSILPSGSQASSSSVSSCSSSSSSSSVMPTSLSTISQYNIQNISTGPRKNQIEIKLESPQRSNSTTTTAVLRTSSGSRSSSTSSSCPSSSSSSTGVAAVPTTPLSIGGPGLSRSQPTVYISASPPTAATTPSEEAVMASAGSRSQPKFYISANASSDDSGVRNPPTVYISANPPLQGPSGARNMGGQVSMGPAYIHHHPPKSRASVGGGGTASSPRVVVTQPNTKYTFKITVSPNKPPAVSPGVVSPTFEPNNLLSQPSDHHFVEPDPLHLSDPLSPHRERPSEPRRLSMGSDDAAYTQALLVHQKARMERLWHELELKKKKLEKLKEEVNEMENDLTRRRLERSNSASQIPSIEEMKQLRCKNRLLQIDIDCLTKEIDLLQTRGPHFNPSAIHNFYDNIGFLGPVPPKPKGTLSIDPGSKVVKPIADQEEDEGTQWSCTACTFLNHPALNRCEQCEFPRHF, encoded by the exons ATGGCCCAGGGAAGCCACCAGATTGACATTCAGGTTTTGCATGACCTGCGCCAGAAGTTCCCTGAAGTCCCAGAGGGTATTGTCTCCCAGTGTGTTCTGAAG aacaacaacaatttAGACGCCTGCTGTGAATACTTGTCCCAGGTCAGTCCAGGCTACCTGTACAGTGAAGAAGGAAACCTCAGCTTTTCTGACGACCCCAGCTTTACCAGGCTCCGTAATCACATGACCCAGCTGAACCTGGGCCTGCAGTCTCAGAATGTGCATGTGGCCCCGGTTCGGGACGGCCTGAGAATGAACGGCAGCCGGACTCTGGCCCACAGCCTGAGTGACGGGCCCCTCCAGACAGGCCAGGCCCCCAACAGTGACTTCTTTCAGCAGGAGCCCCAGTCAGCCCCAGTGCAGGTACCCTCCAGCCTCAATGTATTTGGTGTGATGGAGCCCACACGCAAACCACAGCCTCCACAGCACCTTGGACTCTACCCTCTGGGTGTCAAAGGAACGACGATGGGTGTCCAGCAGACACCACGCTTCAACCCCATTACCGTGACACTAGCCCCCAATATCCAGACAGGTCGCAACACCCCCACTTCTTTGCACATACACGGCGGGCCACAGTCGGGCCTCAGCAGTCCACAGGGTAACTCTATCTATATCAGGCCCTATGTTAGCCAGTCCGGTACGACCCGGCAGAACCAGCAGCAGGGAGGCAGGGCCCAGTACAGTCCCACTTCCCAGCCCCAGCAGATCTACCAGATCTCACACCCTTCATCCCTGTCTGGCTCCTGGTCCGGCCCTCAGCATGCCTCCTCCTCACATACCTCACAGCACCAGACCCAGGGCCACCAGACGTCTCATGTCTACATGCCAATCAGCTCCCCCACAAATCCCCAAGCGCCCTCCATTCTCCCCAGTGGAAGCCAGGCCTCTTCCTCTAGTGTCTCCTcgtgctcttcttcctcttcctcctcctctgtcatgcCGACGTCCCTGTCTACCATCAGCCAGTACAACATCCAGAACATCTCCACTGGCCCACGGAAGAATCAGATAGAGATCAAACTTGAATCTCCTCAGAGGAGCAACTCCACAACTACAACAGCCGTACTGCGGACAAGCAGCGGATCCCggtcctcctccacttcctcctcctgcccttcctcttcctcttcttcaacCGGAGTGGCTGCTGTCCCCACCACCCCTCTGTCCATTGGAGGTCCTGGTCTGAGCCGCAGCCAGCCCACTGTTTACATCTCTGCCAGCCCGCCTACTGCTGCTACCACTCCCTCTGAGGAGGCCGTCATGGCCTCAGCCGGCTCCCGCTCCCAACCCAAGTTTTACATTTCTGCCAATGCCTCCAGTGACGACAGTGGGGTAAGGAACCCTCCCACAGTCTACATCTCAGCCAACCCTCCCCTGCAGGGGCCCTCAGGGGCCAGGAACATGGGGGGCCAAGTGAGCATGGGCCCCGCCTACATCCACCACCATCCTCCGAAGTCCCGTGCCTCTGTGGGAGGGGGAGGCACAGCTTCTTCGCCGCGTGTGGTGGTGACTCAGCCCAACACCAAATACACTTTTAAAATCACAGTGTCCCCCAATAAGCCCCCAGCTGTGTCCCCCGGAGTTGTGTCCCCTACATTTGAGCCCAACAATCTCCTTAGCCAACCCTCAGACCACCATTTTGTGGAGCCAGACCCCCTCCATCTCTCAGACCCGCTGTCGCCACACAGGGAGAGGCCGAGTGAGCCACGCAGACTCAGCATGGGCTCTGATGACGCAGCATATACTCAAG cGTTGTTGGTGCATCAGAAGGCCCGCATGGAGAGGCTGTGGCATGagctggagctgaagaagaagaagctggagaagcTAAAAGAGGAGGTCAACGAGATGGAGAACGACTTGACCAGGAGACGGCTGGAGAGATCCAACTCTGCCTCCCAGATTCCTTCT ATTGAGGAAATGAAGCAGTTGCGATGCAAAAACAGGTTACTTCAGATCGACATTGACTGCCTCACCAAAGAAATTGATCTCCTTCAAACAAGAG GACCACACTTTAATCCCAGTGCAATCCACAATTTTTATGACAACATTGGATTCCTTGGTCCTGTCCCACCCAAACCCAAAGGTACTTTATCTATTG aCCCGGGCAGTAAGGTTGTGAAGCCCATCGCAGAccaggaggaggacgaggggacGCAGTGGAGCTGCACCGCCTGCACCTTCCTCAACCATCCCGCCCTCAACCGCTGTGAACAGTGCGAGTTCCCGCGGCACTTCTGA
- the tab2 gene encoding TGF-beta-activated kinase 1 and MAP3K7-binding protein 2 isoform X2, giving the protein MAQGSHQIDIQVLHDLRQKFPEVPEGIVSQCVLKNNNNLDACCEYLSQVSPGYLYSEEGNLSFSDDPSFTRLRNHMTQLNLGLQSQNVHVAPVRDGLRMNGSRTLAHSLSDGPLQTGQAPNSDFFQQEPQSAPVQVPSSLNVFGVMEPTRKPQPPQHLGLYPLGVKGTTMGVQQTPRFNPITVTLAPNIQTGRNTPTSLHIHGGPQSGLSSPQGNSIYIRPYVSQSGTTRQNQQQGGRAQYSPTSQPQQIYQISHPSSLSGSWSGPQHASSSHTSQHQTQGHQTSHVYMPISSPTNPQAPSILPSGSQASSSSVSSCSSSSSSSSVMPTSLSTISQYNIQNISTGPRKNQIEIKLESPQRSNSTTTTAVLRTSSGSRSSSTSSSCPSSSSSSTGVAAVPTTPLSIGGPGLSRSQPTVYISASPPTAATTPSEEAVMASAGSRSQPKFYISANASSDDSGVRNPPTVYISANPPLQGPSGARNMGGQVSMGPAYIHHHPPKSRASVGGGGTASSPRVVVTQPNTKYTFKITVSPNKPPAVSPGVVSPTFEPNNLLSQPSDHHFVEPDPLHLSDPLSPHRERPSEPRRLSMGSDDAAYTQALLVHQKARMERLWHELELKKKKLEKLKEEVNEMENDLTRRRLERSNSASQIPSIEEMKQLRCKNRLLQIDIDCLTKEIDLLQTRGPHFNPSAIHNFYDNIGFLGPVPPKPKDKRGCRYNVTSELMMERSSGPSPPLPLDPGSKVVKPIADQEEDEGTQWSCTACTFLNHPALNRCEQCEFPRHF; this is encoded by the exons ATGGCCCAGGGAAGCCACCAGATTGACATTCAGGTTTTGCATGACCTGCGCCAGAAGTTCCCTGAAGTCCCAGAGGGTATTGTCTCCCAGTGTGTTCTGAAG aacaacaacaatttAGACGCCTGCTGTGAATACTTGTCCCAGGTCAGTCCAGGCTACCTGTACAGTGAAGAAGGAAACCTCAGCTTTTCTGACGACCCCAGCTTTACCAGGCTCCGTAATCACATGACCCAGCTGAACCTGGGCCTGCAGTCTCAGAATGTGCATGTGGCCCCGGTTCGGGACGGCCTGAGAATGAACGGCAGCCGGACTCTGGCCCACAGCCTGAGTGACGGGCCCCTCCAGACAGGCCAGGCCCCCAACAGTGACTTCTTTCAGCAGGAGCCCCAGTCAGCCCCAGTGCAGGTACCCTCCAGCCTCAATGTATTTGGTGTGATGGAGCCCACACGCAAACCACAGCCTCCACAGCACCTTGGACTCTACCCTCTGGGTGTCAAAGGAACGACGATGGGTGTCCAGCAGACACCACGCTTCAACCCCATTACCGTGACACTAGCCCCCAATATCCAGACAGGTCGCAACACCCCCACTTCTTTGCACATACACGGCGGGCCACAGTCGGGCCTCAGCAGTCCACAGGGTAACTCTATCTATATCAGGCCCTATGTTAGCCAGTCCGGTACGACCCGGCAGAACCAGCAGCAGGGAGGCAGGGCCCAGTACAGTCCCACTTCCCAGCCCCAGCAGATCTACCAGATCTCACACCCTTCATCCCTGTCTGGCTCCTGGTCCGGCCCTCAGCATGCCTCCTCCTCACATACCTCACAGCACCAGACCCAGGGCCACCAGACGTCTCATGTCTACATGCCAATCAGCTCCCCCACAAATCCCCAAGCGCCCTCCATTCTCCCCAGTGGAAGCCAGGCCTCTTCCTCTAGTGTCTCCTcgtgctcttcttcctcttcctcctcctctgtcatgcCGACGTCCCTGTCTACCATCAGCCAGTACAACATCCAGAACATCTCCACTGGCCCACGGAAGAATCAGATAGAGATCAAACTTGAATCTCCTCAGAGGAGCAACTCCACAACTACAACAGCCGTACTGCGGACAAGCAGCGGATCCCggtcctcctccacttcctcctcctgcccttcctcttcctcttcttcaacCGGAGTGGCTGCTGTCCCCACCACCCCTCTGTCCATTGGAGGTCCTGGTCTGAGCCGCAGCCAGCCCACTGTTTACATCTCTGCCAGCCCGCCTACTGCTGCTACCACTCCCTCTGAGGAGGCCGTCATGGCCTCAGCCGGCTCCCGCTCCCAACCCAAGTTTTACATTTCTGCCAATGCCTCCAGTGACGACAGTGGGGTAAGGAACCCTCCCACAGTCTACATCTCAGCCAACCCTCCCCTGCAGGGGCCCTCAGGGGCCAGGAACATGGGGGGCCAAGTGAGCATGGGCCCCGCCTACATCCACCACCATCCTCCGAAGTCCCGTGCCTCTGTGGGAGGGGGAGGCACAGCTTCTTCGCCGCGTGTGGTGGTGACTCAGCCCAACACCAAATACACTTTTAAAATCACAGTGTCCCCCAATAAGCCCCCAGCTGTGTCCCCCGGAGTTGTGTCCCCTACATTTGAGCCCAACAATCTCCTTAGCCAACCCTCAGACCACCATTTTGTGGAGCCAGACCCCCTCCATCTCTCAGACCCGCTGTCGCCACACAGGGAGAGGCCGAGTGAGCCACGCAGACTCAGCATGGGCTCTGATGACGCAGCATATACTCAAG cGTTGTTGGTGCATCAGAAGGCCCGCATGGAGAGGCTGTGGCATGagctggagctgaagaagaagaagctggagaagcTAAAAGAGGAGGTCAACGAGATGGAGAACGACTTGACCAGGAGACGGCTGGAGAGATCCAACTCTGCCTCCCAGATTCCTTCT ATTGAGGAAATGAAGCAGTTGCGATGCAAAAACAGGTTACTTCAGATCGACATTGACTGCCTCACCAAAGAAATTGATCTCCTTCAAACAAGAG GACCACACTTTAATCCCAGTGCAATCCACAATTTTTATGACAACATTGGATTCCTTGGTCCTGTCCCACCCAAACCCAAAG ACAAGAGAGGCTGTAGATATAATGTCACCTCTGAGCTCATGATGGAGCGCTCCTCTggtccttcccctcctctccctctcg aCCCGGGCAGTAAGGTTGTGAAGCCCATCGCAGAccaggaggaggacgaggggacGCAGTGGAGCTGCACCGCCTGCACCTTCCTCAACCATCCCGCCCTCAACCGCTGTGAACAGTGCGAGTTCCCGCGGCACTTCTGA
- the tab2 gene encoding TGF-beta-activated kinase 1 and MAP3K7-binding protein 2 isoform X4 — protein MAQGSHQIDIQVLHDLRQKFPEVPEGIVSQCVLKNNNNLDACCEYLSQVSPGYLYSEEGNLSFSDDPSFTRLRNHMTQLNLGLQSQNVHVAPVRDGLRMNGSRTLAHSLSDGPLQTGQAPNSDFFQQEPQSAPVQVPSSLNVFGVMEPTRKPQPPQHLGLYPLGVKGTTMGVQQTPRFNPITVTLAPNIQTGRNTPTSLHIHGGPQSGLSSPQGNSIYIRPYVSQSGTTRQNQQQGGRAQYSPTSQPQQIYQISHPSSLSGSWSGPQHASSSHTSQHQTQGHQTSHVYMPISSPTNPQAPSILPSGSQASSSSVSSCSSSSSSSSVMPTSLSTISQYNIQNISTGPRKNQIEIKLESPQRSNSTTTTAVLRTSSGSRSSSTSSSCPSSSSSSTGVAAVPTTPLSIGGPGLSRSQPTVYISASPPTAATTPSEEAVMASAGSRSQPKFYISANASSDDSGVRNPPTVYISANPPLQGPSGARNMGGQVSMGPAYIHHHPPKSRASVGGGGTASSPRVVVTQPNTKYTFKITVSPNKPPAVSPGVVSPTFEPNNLLSQPSDHHFVEPDPLHLSDPLSPHRERPSEPRRLSMGSDDAAYTQALLVHQKARMERLWHELELKKKKLEKLKEEVNEMENDLTRRRLERSNSASQIPSIEEMKQLRCKNRLLQIDIDCLTKEIDLLQTRGPHFNPSAIHNFYDNIGFLGPVPPKPKDPGSKVVKPIADQEEDEGTQWSCTACTFLNHPALNRCEQCEFPRHF, from the exons ATGGCCCAGGGAAGCCACCAGATTGACATTCAGGTTTTGCATGACCTGCGCCAGAAGTTCCCTGAAGTCCCAGAGGGTATTGTCTCCCAGTGTGTTCTGAAG aacaacaacaatttAGACGCCTGCTGTGAATACTTGTCCCAGGTCAGTCCAGGCTACCTGTACAGTGAAGAAGGAAACCTCAGCTTTTCTGACGACCCCAGCTTTACCAGGCTCCGTAATCACATGACCCAGCTGAACCTGGGCCTGCAGTCTCAGAATGTGCATGTGGCCCCGGTTCGGGACGGCCTGAGAATGAACGGCAGCCGGACTCTGGCCCACAGCCTGAGTGACGGGCCCCTCCAGACAGGCCAGGCCCCCAACAGTGACTTCTTTCAGCAGGAGCCCCAGTCAGCCCCAGTGCAGGTACCCTCCAGCCTCAATGTATTTGGTGTGATGGAGCCCACACGCAAACCACAGCCTCCACAGCACCTTGGACTCTACCCTCTGGGTGTCAAAGGAACGACGATGGGTGTCCAGCAGACACCACGCTTCAACCCCATTACCGTGACACTAGCCCCCAATATCCAGACAGGTCGCAACACCCCCACTTCTTTGCACATACACGGCGGGCCACAGTCGGGCCTCAGCAGTCCACAGGGTAACTCTATCTATATCAGGCCCTATGTTAGCCAGTCCGGTACGACCCGGCAGAACCAGCAGCAGGGAGGCAGGGCCCAGTACAGTCCCACTTCCCAGCCCCAGCAGATCTACCAGATCTCACACCCTTCATCCCTGTCTGGCTCCTGGTCCGGCCCTCAGCATGCCTCCTCCTCACATACCTCACAGCACCAGACCCAGGGCCACCAGACGTCTCATGTCTACATGCCAATCAGCTCCCCCACAAATCCCCAAGCGCCCTCCATTCTCCCCAGTGGAAGCCAGGCCTCTTCCTCTAGTGTCTCCTcgtgctcttcttcctcttcctcctcctctgtcatgcCGACGTCCCTGTCTACCATCAGCCAGTACAACATCCAGAACATCTCCACTGGCCCACGGAAGAATCAGATAGAGATCAAACTTGAATCTCCTCAGAGGAGCAACTCCACAACTACAACAGCCGTACTGCGGACAAGCAGCGGATCCCggtcctcctccacttcctcctcctgcccttcctcttcctcttcttcaacCGGAGTGGCTGCTGTCCCCACCACCCCTCTGTCCATTGGAGGTCCTGGTCTGAGCCGCAGCCAGCCCACTGTTTACATCTCTGCCAGCCCGCCTACTGCTGCTACCACTCCCTCTGAGGAGGCCGTCATGGCCTCAGCCGGCTCCCGCTCCCAACCCAAGTTTTACATTTCTGCCAATGCCTCCAGTGACGACAGTGGGGTAAGGAACCCTCCCACAGTCTACATCTCAGCCAACCCTCCCCTGCAGGGGCCCTCAGGGGCCAGGAACATGGGGGGCCAAGTGAGCATGGGCCCCGCCTACATCCACCACCATCCTCCGAAGTCCCGTGCCTCTGTGGGAGGGGGAGGCACAGCTTCTTCGCCGCGTGTGGTGGTGACTCAGCCCAACACCAAATACACTTTTAAAATCACAGTGTCCCCCAATAAGCCCCCAGCTGTGTCCCCCGGAGTTGTGTCCCCTACATTTGAGCCCAACAATCTCCTTAGCCAACCCTCAGACCACCATTTTGTGGAGCCAGACCCCCTCCATCTCTCAGACCCGCTGTCGCCACACAGGGAGAGGCCGAGTGAGCCACGCAGACTCAGCATGGGCTCTGATGACGCAGCATATACTCAAG cGTTGTTGGTGCATCAGAAGGCCCGCATGGAGAGGCTGTGGCATGagctggagctgaagaagaagaagctggagaagcTAAAAGAGGAGGTCAACGAGATGGAGAACGACTTGACCAGGAGACGGCTGGAGAGATCCAACTCTGCCTCCCAGATTCCTTCT ATTGAGGAAATGAAGCAGTTGCGATGCAAAAACAGGTTACTTCAGATCGACATTGACTGCCTCACCAAAGAAATTGATCTCCTTCAAACAAGAG GACCACACTTTAATCCCAGTGCAATCCACAATTTTTATGACAACATTGGATTCCTTGGTCCTGTCCCACCCAAACCCAAAG aCCCGGGCAGTAAGGTTGTGAAGCCCATCGCAGAccaggaggaggacgaggggacGCAGTGGAGCTGCACCGCCTGCACCTTCCTCAACCATCCCGCCCTCAACCGCTGTGAACAGTGCGAGTTCCCGCGGCACTTCTGA